From one Stieleria sp. JC731 genomic stretch:
- a CDS encoding HPP family protein, translating to MNTKLKVKDLMARSVVAIDFDATVHSALDIMMADRLSCLPVVAGNGKCIGVLALPDLMPIASESDHLLGEASDGVMDRLWVVDIMRERFGSDQVSEFMSDNPVLIDEWSSVTEAAERMLNNGIHHLPVVNGDEELIGIISSMDLLRAIVTAGAQA from the coding sequence ATGAACACCAAGTTAAAAGTCAAAGACTTGATGGCACGAAGTGTTGTCGCCATCGACTTCGATGCAACGGTCCACTCTGCGTTGGACATCATGATGGCAGACCGTCTTTCCTGCCTCCCGGTTGTCGCAGGTAATGGCAAGTGCATCGGCGTTTTAGCTCTACCCGACCTGATGCCGATCGCTAGCGAATCGGATCACCTGCTTGGCGAAGCCAGTGATGGAGTCATGGACCGCCTCTGGGTCGTTGACATCATGCGCGAACGCTTCGGAAGCGATCAAGTTAGCGAATTCATGAGCGACAATCCGGTCCTTATTGATGAATGGTCATCAGTTACCGAAGCCGCCGAACGGATGCTCAACAATGGCATCCACCACCTACCAGTGGTCAATGGCGATGAAGAGCTGATCGGAATCATCTCGTCAATGGACCTTCTTCGTGCGATCGTCACCGCTGGCGCACAGGCTTAG
- a CDS encoding multiheme c-type cytochrome: MNSSVLIVSALISILVGAFAFRITRSIWSSIAIPLIVVGAVWFVLPKEEPAWTEANTDKPLTAQTRPTKLAELESFRPIEVPSHGYVGSDACKECHQDNHASWFASYHRTMTQLPTDKTVEGDFDDVLVTYQGQDFRLDRHGELYTVDMPDLGSPVADARLKSSIVLCTGSHHMQLYWYATGVGRMLALFPLAHDKETGEWIPRDAAFLRPRPIGSHETGRWNETCSKCHSTHRKGRQLPQQGWDTHVGEFGISCEACHGPGSDHIRYHKNPRQFDRQTDTIVNPVSLPKERSVEVCGQCHSIFLTPRSTHGNQSGNGYRPGKVLTDSHLVVRRDSPEYAEQQKAMNYATLDQLLDESYYEDGMVRVSGREYNAVTDSACYQRGEMTCFSCHQLHQAKSDTRTLGDWANDQLHPDALDNTACLNCHQQSDYGSAHTHHLPGSSGSQCYNCHMPHTTYGLLKGIRSHTISSPDVGRDRDANRPNACNQCHLDKTLQWSAEHLHRWYDIAAPMLEPREKDVAASLLWLLNGNAANRALAAWTMGWDQALQASGNRWQAPLLAELLNDDYQAIRYIARRSLRSLPGFTNMKLDVVMQSTDETRSDAIETIRQHWLKNLTPENMDRPELLLSPAAINLDRLRSLYQQRDQTPMSIAE, from the coding sequence ATGAATTCGAGCGTTCTGATTGTTTCCGCCCTGATTAGCATTCTGGTCGGTGCATTTGCATTCCGAATCACACGTTCAATCTGGAGCAGTATCGCGATCCCATTGATTGTAGTGGGGGCAGTCTGGTTTGTACTTCCCAAGGAAGAGCCCGCATGGACGGAAGCGAATACGGATAAACCACTGACCGCGCAAACCCGGCCTACAAAGCTAGCCGAACTGGAATCGTTTCGCCCTATTGAGGTCCCCTCGCACGGATATGTCGGATCCGACGCATGCAAGGAGTGCCATCAAGATAATCATGCCAGCTGGTTTGCGTCCTATCATCGCACGATGACTCAGCTGCCCACGGATAAAACTGTCGAAGGTGACTTCGATGACGTGTTAGTGACCTATCAGGGGCAAGACTTTCGCTTGGACCGGCACGGTGAACTTTACACAGTTGACATGCCCGACCTTGGCAGCCCGGTTGCTGATGCACGGTTGAAATCATCCATCGTCCTTTGTACCGGATCGCACCACATGCAACTGTACTGGTACGCCACCGGTGTAGGTCGCATGCTGGCGTTGTTTCCGCTGGCACATGACAAGGAAACCGGCGAATGGATTCCTCGTGACGCGGCGTTTTTGCGTCCACGACCGATCGGGTCTCATGAAACAGGACGCTGGAACGAAACATGCAGCAAATGCCATTCGACGCACCGCAAAGGTCGTCAATTGCCGCAACAAGGTTGGGACACCCACGTTGGCGAGTTTGGTATCTCATGTGAAGCTTGCCACGGCCCCGGATCGGACCACATTCGATACCACAAAAATCCGCGGCAGTTTGATCGACAAACCGATACGATCGTCAATCCGGTTTCGTTGCCTAAGGAGCGATCTGTCGAAGTCTGCGGCCAGTGCCACTCGATCTTCCTGACCCCAAGAAGCACCCATGGCAACCAGAGTGGCAATGGGTATCGTCCCGGGAAAGTTCTGACGGATTCGCATCTCGTTGTGCGACGTGATTCGCCCGAGTACGCGGAACAGCAAAAGGCAATGAACTACGCAACGCTCGATCAGTTGCTTGACGAGTCTTACTACGAAGACGGGATGGTTCGCGTTTCAGGACGCGAGTACAACGCTGTCACCGATTCCGCGTGTTACCAACGTGGTGAGATGACCTGTTTTTCCTGCCACCAACTTCATCAGGCGAAATCTGACACGAGGACGCTTGGTGATTGGGCAAACGATCAACTTCATCCCGATGCACTCGACAACACCGCGTGCTTGAACTGTCATCAACAAAGTGACTATGGCAGTGCCCACACGCATCACTTGCCGGGCTCGAGCGGTTCGCAGTGCTACAACTGCCACATGCCACACACCACCTATGGTTTGCTTAAAGGCATCCGCAGTCACACGATTAGCAGCCCCGACGTTGGCCGCGATCGAGATGCAAACCGTCCCAATGCATGTAATCAATGTCACTTGGACAAAACATTGCAATGGTCTGCTGAGCACTTGCATCGCTGGTACGACATCGCCGCTCCGATGCTTGAACCACGCGAAAAAGACGTGGCCGCATCGCTGCTGTGGCTGCTCAATGGAAATGCGGCGAATCGAGCATTGGCGGCTTGGACGATGGGTTGGGACCAAGCACTACAAGCATCGGGGAATCGTTGGCAGGCTCCGCTGTTGGCCGAATTGCTAAACGACGACTACCAAGCGATTCGCTACATCGCGCGTCGATCACTACGATCCCTGCCGGGTTTCACGAACATGAAACTGGACGTCGTGATGCAAAGCACCGATGAAACGCGTAGTGATGCGATCGAAACCATTCGACAACATTGGCTCAAGAATCTAACACCTGAGAACATGGATCGCCCGGAGCTTTTGCTCAGCCCTGCGGCGATCAATCTTGATCGGCTCCGGTCGCTGTACCAGCAGCGTGACCAGACCCCCATGTCGATTGCCGAATAG
- a CDS encoding sensor histidine kinase, with protein sequence MSELDLLKRKLEREIAARKSAESLLEAKSLELYETNQQLRALADHTRAIVETAAEGIITYGDSGAIKTFNRSAHRIFGVENAIGQDVRDLFELTEEQMRRLFGEDVDGALMDPESEIVYQLESLELSGLRRGVQFLCEVALSRAMVVESPMFIAVVRDLTKKKQIEARLSQVRNMESVGQLAAGVAHEINTPIQFIGNNIEFLQGAFDDIGSLLDLYNGLQVAMEKSESSSEILHQIKKQIELSDLEFLRKEFPLAISQSLEGIDRVATIVRAMKDFSTPSTATRAAIDVNKSIRTALAISANQFRDVAEIRTNLDETLPTMIGIGGQFNQAILNILTNAAEAMAIHQKTGEGLLEVETRHTDDDIEIRFHDNGCGIPSDVRARIFDPFFTTKEVGKGIGQGLAFVYDVIVNKHAGTVSAQSRNGGGTTVLVTLPTAICEDHFRREHESTLS encoded by the coding sequence GTGTCTGAATTAGATTTGCTAAAAAGAAAACTAGAGCGGGAAATTGCCGCTCGAAAGTCTGCCGAATCACTATTGGAAGCGAAATCGCTTGAGCTCTATGAAACCAACCAACAGCTTCGTGCGTTGGCTGACCATACAAGAGCGATTGTCGAAACCGCGGCCGAAGGAATCATTACCTATGGCGACAGCGGAGCGATAAAAACGTTTAACCGATCGGCACATCGAATCTTCGGTGTGGAAAATGCGATCGGTCAAGACGTCCGTGATTTGTTCGAGCTGACTGAAGAACAGATGCGACGCTTGTTTGGCGAAGACGTCGACGGCGCGTTGATGGACCCCGAATCCGAGATCGTCTACCAGCTGGAATCGCTGGAGCTGAGCGGCCTGCGCCGAGGCGTGCAGTTCCTGTGCGAGGTGGCCCTAAGTCGCGCCATGGTCGTCGAATCCCCAATGTTTATTGCGGTGGTTCGTGACCTAACCAAGAAGAAACAAATTGAAGCGAGACTAAGCCAAGTCCGCAATATGGAATCGGTCGGCCAGCTAGCAGCAGGCGTTGCTCATGAAATCAACACACCGATTCAATTCATTGGCAACAACATCGAATTCCTACAAGGTGCTTTCGATGACATCGGCTCGCTATTAGATCTGTACAACGGCTTGCAGGTGGCGATGGAAAAGAGCGAATCATCCAGTGAAATCCTGCATCAGATCAAGAAACAGATCGAGCTGTCAGACCTCGAATTTCTTCGCAAGGAGTTTCCACTCGCCATATCGCAATCGCTCGAAGGCATCGATCGCGTCGCGACCATTGTCCGCGCGATGAAGGACTTTTCGACACCATCGACGGCGACACGCGCCGCGATTGACGTCAACAAATCCATTCGAACGGCACTGGCGATCAGTGCGAACCAATTCCGCGATGTGGCCGAGATCCGGACCAACCTCGATGAGACCCTTCCCACGATGATCGGGATCGGTGGCCAATTCAACCAAGCCATCTTGAACATCTTGACCAATGCTGCCGAAGCGATGGCAATCCATCAGAAAACCGGTGAAGGACTGCTCGAGGTGGAAACTAGGCATACGGATGACGACATCGAAATTCGATTCCACGACAACGGCTGCGGAATACCATCGGATGTCAGAGCCCGTATCTTCGATCCATTTTTCACGACCAAAGAAGTGGGAAAAGGAATCGGCCAAGGACTGGCCTTCGTCTACGACGTGATCGTCAATAAACATGCCGGAACCGTTTCAGCGCAGTCTCGAAACGGTGGAGGCACAACCGTATTGGTCACCCTACCCACTGCAATCTGTGAAGACCACTTTAGGCGGGAGCATGAAAGTACTCTTAGTTGA
- a CDS encoding response regulator → MQVLFVDDEPNVLSGLRRMLRHQRSAWDMYFVNGGETALKWLTENPCDVIVTDMRMPGIDGAELLRRVSELYPNTVRLVLSGQSEHEKILRAVGPAHQFMSKPCDPQVLVNTIERACGLHSQLRDEKLKGLISQLTTLPSLPKIYFELVKDLESDDTSVERIGKKIGSDVAMTAKVLQLVNSSFFGLPQRVSCPEHAVSLLGLNVIRPLVLTAKAFSQYEDLRVRGFALQEMIDHSVSVAMLSKRIAESESSDPHLVDDAFIAGMVHDVGKLVLAHNLKDDYSEVIDTAAKSGIPIHIVEQQAFNASHAEVGAHLLGLWGLPHPIVEAVAFHHRPSDAQNTSFSPLTAVHLADCLNHPYDENETAIDHDYIQSLGLTEKLEKFANMSAGEVLQ, encoded by the coding sequence ATGCAAGTCTTGTTCGTCGATGACGAACCCAACGTCCTATCCGGCTTACGACGGATGCTTCGCCACCAGCGTTCCGCCTGGGATATGTATTTCGTCAACGGTGGTGAAACGGCGCTGAAGTGGTTAACGGAAAACCCGTGTGACGTGATCGTTACCGACATGCGTATGCCGGGCATCGATGGGGCGGAATTGCTGCGACGGGTTTCGGAACTGTATCCCAACACCGTCCGGTTAGTACTCAGCGGCCAATCGGAACACGAAAAGATCCTTCGAGCGGTTGGCCCGGCACATCAGTTCATGTCGAAACCCTGCGATCCGCAAGTTTTGGTCAACACGATCGAACGCGCTTGTGGCCTTCATAGCCAACTACGTGATGAGAAGCTCAAGGGATTGATCTCTCAACTGACAACACTACCGAGCCTTCCAAAGATTTATTTCGAGTTGGTCAAAGACCTAGAGTCAGACGACACATCGGTGGAACGGATTGGAAAAAAGATCGGCTCGGATGTGGCGATGACGGCGAAGGTTTTACAGCTCGTCAACTCATCGTTTTTCGGTCTACCACAACGAGTCTCCTGCCCGGAGCACGCTGTATCGCTATTGGGATTGAACGTCATCCGTCCCTTGGTGCTAACCGCAAAAGCATTTTCACAATACGAAGACTTGCGGGTCAGAGGCTTCGCCTTACAAGAAATGATTGACCATTCGGTTTCGGTGGCAATGCTCTCCAAACGGATCGCCGAATCGGAAAGTTCCGACCCGCATTTGGTCGACGATGCGTTCATCGCGGGCATGGTCCATGACGTTGGAAAACTTGTACTGGCGCACAACCTGAAAGACGACTACAGCGAAGTGATCGACACCGCTGCCAAATCAGGAATTCCTATCCATATTGTCGAACAGCAAGCGTTCAATGCGTCACATGCCGAAGTAGGTGCCCACCTCCTTGGCCTCTGGGGACTTCCCCATCCGATCGTCGAAGCCGTCGCGTTTCATCACCGCCCCTCGGATGCTCAAAACACTTCATTCTCGCCATTGACCGCGGTGCACTTGGCTGACTGCCTGAACCATCCGTACGACGAGAATGAAACAGCGATTGATCACGACTACATCCAATCGCTCGGATTGACAGAGAAACTGGAAAAGTTCGCCAACATGTCCGCAGGAGAAGTGTTGCAGTGA
- a CDS encoding sensor histidine kinase — MKVLLVDPNDSRRRKWRQRLEKANAKVIAMANLPSLSITARFTMGFLAWPLNTSKPEEWIKQSKSKCGTLVGIFGRNVDSAGTAYAAGLDDYLSINCTDSELFAKMARADQLELTQQRLSQAQKLEAIGELASGIAHEINTPIQYVGDNTRFVESAFEDLVEILKACQSLIGIEDAGEMQSTIDQLKAAMDEADVEYLLDEIPSAIGQTLEGVDRVANIVRAMKEFAHPGVSEMTQVDLTQAIENTIMVARNEWKYVADIETIFDPNLPAVPCLPGELNQVLLNLIINAAHAVADKVGESSDQKGKIVVSTKHSPPCAEISIKDSGSGIARENLERIFAPFFTTKPVGKGTGQGLAIAHSVIVDRHGGTIDVDSQIGKGTAFIIRLPLDQSSTESTDRSRQLAQTE, encoded by the coding sequence ATGAAAGTACTCTTAGTTGATCCGAACGACTCCAGACGTCGCAAATGGAGGCAAAGACTGGAGAAGGCGAACGCGAAAGTGATCGCGATGGCAAACCTGCCATCACTTTCGATCACCGCTCGCTTTACCATGGGCTTCCTTGCTTGGCCACTGAACACTAGCAAACCCGAAGAATGGATTAAGCAATCCAAATCGAAATGCGGGACGCTTGTAGGCATCTTTGGTCGCAATGTCGATTCCGCTGGCACCGCTTACGCGGCCGGCTTGGATGATTACCTGTCAATCAATTGCACTGACAGCGAACTGTTCGCCAAGATGGCGCGAGCGGATCAGTTGGAATTGACGCAGCAGCGACTTTCGCAAGCACAAAAGCTTGAAGCGATCGGCGAGCTGGCTTCGGGAATCGCACACGAGATCAATACGCCGATTCAATACGTCGGTGACAACACTCGATTCGTGGAATCGGCGTTTGAGGATCTCGTCGAAATCCTAAAAGCCTGCCAGTCACTGATCGGGATCGAAGACGCCGGTGAGATGCAATCGACGATTGACCAACTCAAAGCGGCGATGGACGAAGCGGACGTCGAATACCTACTTGACGAAATCCCATCAGCGATTGGCCAAACCCTTGAAGGCGTCGACCGAGTCGCCAACATCGTTCGGGCAATGAAAGAGTTTGCCCATCCCGGTGTCAGCGAGATGACCCAGGTTGACCTGACCCAGGCAATCGAAAACACAATCATGGTGGCTCGCAATGAATGGAAATACGTCGCGGATATCGAAACGATCTTTGACCCGAACCTGCCGGCGGTCCCTTGCCTTCCTGGCGAACTGAACCAAGTCCTATTGAATTTAATCATCAACGCCGCACATGCGGTCGCGGACAAGGTCGGTGAATCTTCTGACCAGAAAGGCAAGATCGTCGTCAGCACGAAGCACAGCCCACCGTGCGCAGAAATTTCGATCAAAGACAGTGGAAGTGGTATCGCGCGTGAAAACCTCGAACGCATTTTCGCACCGTTCTTTACAACCAAGCCGGTGGGCAAAGGAACCGGGCAAGGCCTCGCCATCGCCCACTCGGTGATCGTGGACCGTCACGGCGGAACCATTGATGTTGATAGCCAAATCGGAAAGGGAACGGCGTTTATTATCCGCTTACCGTTGGACCAGTCCTCAACAGAATCGACAGACCGCTCACGCCAGCTAGCTCAGACGGAATAG
- a CDS encoding BLUF domain-containing protein has translation MPIHSWGDPSMAGGPEPELCQLIYVSAAAVKFTDNDLEKLLQQARHTNHVLDITGVLLFVDKTFFQVLEGEPKNVRALYEKIASDPRHNNTLVLSEESVGERNFGEWSMGFLRDKASIEQLPGFVDFFTDRSDDSGFIKLSGDSQRISHVIEGFRRGRWRRTNETASS, from the coding sequence TTGCCCATTCATTCCTGGGGAGATCCTTCAATGGCGGGTGGTCCTGAACCAGAGCTATGTCAGCTCATCTATGTAAGTGCGGCGGCGGTCAAATTCACTGACAACGACCTGGAGAAGCTACTGCAACAGGCACGGCACACCAATCACGTATTGGACATTACCGGTGTGTTGCTGTTTGTTGATAAAACGTTTTTCCAAGTCCTCGAAGGAGAACCGAAAAACGTTCGAGCGCTCTATGAGAAGATTGCTTCGGATCCGCGTCACAACAACACTTTGGTTTTATCCGAAGAGAGTGTTGGCGAACGCAACTTCGGTGAATGGAGCATGGGGTTCCTTCGCGACAAAGCCTCGATTGAACAGTTGCCTGGCTTCGTCGACTTCTTTACTGATCGCTCCGACGATTCGGGCTTCATCAAGCTGAGCGGAGATTCACAACGTATCTCGCACGTCATCGAAGGGTTTCGTCGCGGCCGATGGCGTCGCACTAATGAAACCGCGTCTTCTTAG
- a CDS encoding response regulator — MASVLLVDDDSYLLSGLRRSLREQPYELFTANSTETAIQMFQRQPFDVVVVDQNMGGRLGTELIAWVSSHFPDTVRIMLTGATDMWVAQEAVNNGGVFRFMTKPCLPLDLALAIHEGLEAQSKV; from the coding sequence ATGGCTTCTGTACTTTTAGTTGATGACGACAGCTACCTTCTAAGCGGCCTTCGTCGAAGCTTGCGCGAACAACCCTATGAATTGTTCACAGCGAACTCGACAGAAACCGCCATCCAAATGTTCCAACGTCAACCCTTTGATGTCGTTGTGGTTGACCAAAACATGGGTGGCCGATTGGGAACGGAGCTGATCGCTTGGGTCTCCAGTCACTTCCCTGACACAGTGCGAATCATGTTGACCGGAGCCACTGACATGTGGGTCGCACAAGAAGCCGTCAACAATGGTGGCGTCTTCCGGTTCATGACAAAGCCTTGCTTACCGCTGGACCTAGCTCTCGCTATCCACGAAGGCCTGGAAGCACAATCAAAAGTCTAG
- a CDS encoding response regulator, giving the protein MTERILLVDDEPNILQGFKRQLRKDYDVELAVGGIEALKTLKNDGPFAIVVSDMQMPEMTGAELLSKIKDLYPNTVRVMLTGNADQNTAAIAVNEGRIFRFLNKPCPPDQLAKTLDAGLEHYRLITAEAELLNKTLAGSVRMLTQVLSMTMPDLFGLTHQARHWAKMIAPRLGVGPVWQVEIAAMLMHVGFVALPREAIVAYLKGGTIPQNFQSLIANTPQLGCDLVSAVPRLETVAEIIRQQHGPAADPTPLASRILHAIADYQRFVRTDSSRDVLEKMKGLKEYDQYVIQALGKVICETRGRQAVGINQLKDGMILHAGIQDNSGRLLLAAGMEVHQAMIQKLTILSQSATGVREPIEVQSDEPVDSDTTESTVEVSHLIFEGV; this is encoded by the coding sequence GTGACCGAAAGAATCCTACTTGTCGATGACGAGCCTAACATCTTGCAGGGTTTCAAACGGCAGCTTCGCAAAGACTACGACGTCGAGCTCGCAGTTGGCGGGATCGAGGCCCTCAAGACGCTGAAAAATGACGGGCCGTTCGCAATCGTTGTTTCCGACATGCAGATGCCGGAAATGACGGGTGCGGAATTGCTGAGCAAGATCAAAGACCTGTACCCCAATACGGTCCGGGTTATGCTGACCGGCAATGCCGACCAGAACACAGCTGCGATCGCGGTGAATGAAGGTCGAATTTTTCGGTTCCTCAACAAGCCGTGTCCGCCAGACCAATTGGCCAAGACCCTTGATGCGGGACTGGAACACTATCGCCTCATTACGGCTGAAGCTGAGCTTCTGAACAAGACGCTTGCCGGCAGCGTCAGGATGTTGACTCAGGTCTTGTCGATGACCATGCCTGACTTGTTCGGACTGACGCATCAAGCGAGACACTGGGCGAAGATGATCGCACCAAGGTTGGGTGTCGGGCCTGTTTGGCAAGTGGAAATTGCAGCCATGCTGATGCATGTCGGCTTTGTCGCGCTGCCTCGTGAGGCGATTGTGGCGTACTTGAAGGGTGGAACGATCCCACAGAACTTCCAGTCTCTTATCGCTAACACACCACAATTGGGTTGCGACTTGGTCTCCGCTGTGCCACGGCTTGAGACGGTTGCCGAAATCATTCGCCAACAACATGGGCCGGCTGCTGATCCGACACCCTTGGCATCGCGAATCCTTCATGCGATCGCTGACTACCAGCGGTTCGTACGAACCGACTCGTCACGCGATGTACTGGAGAAAATGAAGGGACTGAAGGAATATGACCAGTACGTCATTCAGGCACTGGGCAAAGTGATCTGCGAAACCCGCGGACGCCAAGCGGTCGGTATCAACCAACTTAAAGACGGCATGATTCTTCATGCCGGAATCCAAGACAATAGCGGACGGTTGCTGCTGGCTGCTGGAATGGAAGTCCACCAGGCAATGATTCAAAAACTGACGATCCTTTCCCAATCAGCAACCGGCGTCCGTGAACCGATCGAAGTCCAATCTGATGAACCCGTTGATTCGGACACGACCGAATCAACCGTCGAAGTCTCGCACCTAATTTTTGAAGGGGTCTAG
- a CDS encoding heme NO-binding domain-containing protein: MKGIVFTELIEMVEAELGLEIADKMISQAETSNAGAYTAVGTYDHLELISLVVSLSKTTDVPVPDLVHRFGRYLFGRFTELYPQFFESANSTFEFLPQIESFIHVEVRKLYPDAELPHFQCTQSEHVLELTYFSNRPFADLAEGLIAACIDHFGGGITTERTDLGERNGTEARFVLTQSTVTAPRATQTCLN, from the coding sequence ATGAAGGGAATTGTGTTTACCGAACTGATCGAAATGGTCGAAGCCGAACTCGGATTGGAGATCGCCGACAAGATGATCAGCCAAGCCGAAACAAGCAATGCCGGTGCTTACACCGCCGTCGGAACTTATGACCATTTAGAACTGATCAGCCTTGTCGTTTCACTTTCAAAAACCACGGACGTACCTGTTCCAGATTTGGTCCATCGGTTCGGCCGCTATTTGTTCGGACGATTTACTGAACTCTATCCGCAGTTCTTTGAATCAGCGAATTCCACATTTGAATTCCTTCCGCAGATCGAGAGTTTTATCCATGTTGAAGTTCGAAAGCTGTATCCGGATGCGGAGTTACCGCACTTCCAATGCACTCAATCGGAACACGTTTTGGAGCTGACATATTTTTCAAATCGTCCGTTCGCAGATCTCGCAGAGGGCTTGATCGCAGCATGCATCGATCACTTCGGTGGCGGCATCACAACAGAGCGAACGGATTTGGGAGAGAGGAATGGTACGGAAGCAAGATTTGTCTTGACGCAATCCACAGTTACCGCCCCGAGAGCAACTCAGACGTGTCTGAATTAG
- a CDS encoding XylR family transcriptional regulator → MSRRSVALLIETSNGYCRGLLDGICGFARTRGNWSIQLNEQERGALPPAWLKEWQGDGIIARIETDQIGLQLQQLQLPIVDLSAARHLPGIPWADTDDRAISRLVVEHFLDRGFVNLAYCGDPGFAWSNSRRDHFRRFTEEADCNYFEYQVTHRYDAKYKWDKVRKSLADWLQILPKPIAIMGCNDYQGQLLLDVCRTSSIGVPEEIAVLGCDNDSLICNLCDPQLTSVIPDTYATGFEAAELLEKMMDGEPVDRNARLITQPKGIQIRQSTDTIAIEDQDVAKALIFIRRHALENIRVADIMRQCSISRRALEHRFTKVVGHTPHEELNRIRLQRIKQLLAETDDRITDIASRTGYEHPEYLTVAFKRSMGMTPTEYRNQIQGASANS, encoded by the coding sequence ATGAGTCGCCGTTCCGTCGCATTATTGATCGAAACATCCAACGGGTACTGTCGTGGACTGTTGGATGGAATCTGTGGTTTCGCGCGGACTCGTGGCAACTGGTCCATTCAGTTGAATGAACAAGAACGCGGTGCACTGCCACCCGCATGGCTGAAAGAGTGGCAGGGAGATGGAATCATTGCACGGATCGAGACTGATCAGATCGGTTTGCAATTGCAACAGCTGCAACTGCCCATTGTCGACCTAAGTGCGGCGAGGCATTTGCCGGGAATACCCTGGGCCGATACCGACGACCGCGCGATCAGCCGACTGGTAGTCGAGCATTTTCTTGATCGTGGCTTTGTGAACCTGGCGTATTGCGGCGATCCTGGATTCGCCTGGTCAAATTCACGTCGTGATCATTTTCGTCGGTTCACCGAAGAGGCCGACTGCAACTATTTCGAATACCAAGTCACTCATCGCTACGACGCGAAATACAAATGGGACAAAGTTCGGAAATCGTTGGCGGACTGGCTTCAAATACTGCCAAAGCCGATCGCGATCATGGGCTGCAATGACTACCAAGGTCAGCTGTTGCTTGACGTTTGCCGAACGAGCTCCATTGGTGTTCCGGAGGAAATTGCGGTTCTTGGCTGTGACAATGATTCACTGATTTGCAATCTCTGCGACCCACAGTTGACCAGTGTGATTCCAGATACCTATGCGACAGGATTCGAAGCGGCTGAGTTGCTGGAAAAGATGATGGATGGCGAGCCTGTTGATCGCAACGCACGATTGATCACTCAGCCCAAAGGGATCCAGATTCGTCAATCAACCGACACAATCGCGATCGAAGACCAAGACGTCGCAAAGGCATTAATTTTCATTCGTCGTCACGCACTGGAAAACATTCGTGTGGCAGACATCATGCGGCAATGTTCCATTTCACGACGAGCACTCGAGCATCGGTTCACAAAGGTTGTCGGGCATACACCGCATGAAGAATTGAACCGAATTCGCCTACAGCGAATCAAACAATTGCTAGCGGAAACGGATGATCGCATTACGGATATCGCAAGTCGAACTGGGTACGAGCATCCCGAGTATCTTACGGTCGCATTCAAACGCAGTATGGGGATGACACCAACGGAATATCGCAATCAGATCCAAGGGGCGAGCGCGAATTCTTAA